CTTAAGTTCAAATTAATTAAATAATTCATATTTTAATTGATTTTTATTTTATGTTATTTTATTTGGGCTACTATAGATTATTAAGATTATTAAGATTATTATTTGTTAAAATTTAAAGCTTTGATAAATAAATCTTCATAACCGTCTTTAGTAGATAATTCACAGTATTTTATCTTATTTGCTACATTTTCCATATTTTTTCTAGAATCTTTAGATAATAAACACATTAAAGCACCTATTTTGGAAGAATTACCAATATATCGAACTTTATCTTTTAATTCTTTAGGTATTATACCACTTCCGGCTAAACTATCTTCACTAAGGTGTTTTCCAAATTGTCCTGCAACTATAACTTCATCCAAATCTTGCATTGAAACGTTTAATTCATTCAGTAAGGCTTCAAAACCCGATACTATTGCTGCTTTAGCTAATTGAACTTGTCTAATATCATTTTGAGATATATAGATGTCTTTATCGTTTGAATGCGGATTAGCATAAATTAATATAGCTCTTTTGCCCTCTTTTTCAATGATTCTATCCCTATAGAGTTCATTCATAGTATTTGGCGATTTTATACGTCCAGTCTTATTCACCAATCCAACTCTTACAATTTCAGAAATAATATCTAAAATACCACTGCCACAAATTCCCGAAGGTTCACAATCTCCAATTACCTTTATATCGGCATTTAAATCTTTTAAATCTTTTTTGTTGGTAGATTCATTTTTTTCAGTTTCTTTGAATTTAAAACCTTCTATCGCACCGTTTGCTGCCCTCATACCACAACTAATATTCATACCTTCTAACGCAGGACCGGCTGCGCAAGAGCATGCGGATAATTCACCATGATTTGATAAAACTATTTCCCCATTGGTACCAATATCTATAAACAATACCAATTTATCGGTTTTTTCTAAATTGGATACTTCTACCCCAGCAACTATGTCTGAACCAATATATCCAGAAACGCCAGGTAAGCAGTACATCTTACCAAATTTTGAAATATCGATATTTAAATCAGTTGCCTTTAAATACTTTGAATTTAAGAATATCGGCAAATAAGGAGATTTACCAATTGTTTTTGCATCAATATTTATTAAAAAGTGTAACATCGTAGTATTTGCAGATATTACAACTTCGTAAATAGATTCTTTAGATATTCCTTGTTTTTGAGCTAAATCAGTTATCATTTCATTAATACAAGAGATTATACTATTATGTAATAATTTTAAACCTTTTTCATTCTTCTTTGTAAAATCTATTCTTGAAAGTACATCTAAACCATATTGTTTTTGAGGATTGATTCTACTTTCGGAACAAAGCTCTTTTTCATTTTTTATATCTATTAAAGAAGACACTACAGTAGTTGTACCTATATCTATAGCCACCCCATAGCAATTAGAATCATGTGTTGAATTTGAATCCAAATCTGTTGAATTATTTTCGTTTAAATTTTCTTTTTCCTGAATTTCTAGTCCTAATAAGTTATTTTCTGAAAAAATTGCATTAATAACTATTTCGGATTCTTGATTTAAATTTTTAGATAGTAATTCAGATAATTGTTGTATTGAATGTAGGATATTTAAATTATTTAAATTTAAATTTAATTTAGTAATATCTAAACAATATTCATCATTTTTAGCGTATCTTTTGTTAACACCATCATGCAATAATTTCAAAAAGATTTCTTCAAAAGTTTTAATATTTTTATCCTTTAAATTTTCAATATCCATCATTTTTAGCGTATCTTTATTTAGGGGGCAAGATATCTTCATAATGTTTGGATTGTACTTAAATTCTGGAATATATCCATCTGCTAAAATTTTATGGGAGCTACTCTCTTCATTATTGGATAAATTAGCTTCACTAAGTAAATCCACGGTTAAATTATCATATACATAAGTTAAACAACTTAAACGAATTCCAGAGCTTAATTCATCCTCTGAAAGGTATCTTAATTCTTCAGGTGAAGGTTTTGAAACGTTGGTTTCATTTTGATTTAAAATTTTAACTTTACATTTTCCACAAGTTCCAGCACCGCCACATGGACTTTCTACCTTTAAACTATTATTTTGGAGAATATTAAGTAGTAATTCACCATTGTCAAATTTTAACATATTATTTTCAATGTTTGAATTAATTACTGTAATTATTGCCATTTTAAGCCTCTAAATGTAGTTATATAAAAATTTAGATTTTTAGATTTTTAGATTTTTATTTTTTATTATTGTAATATTTTTAGTTCTTTAAATTTGAATTAGAGGAATTTTTTGCTGTATTTACCATTGCTTGAATATTCTCTAATTTTGTCCTAACGCCAATACCGCATGCAGGAGATAAAATATCTACTCCAAACTTCATACATGCGTTGCTCATTCTACCTATAGATTCAGGATTACCGTTTTCTAAGGCAAATGTACTTACATTACCCATGATTGCTTTACCCGGCACATTCTCAACAACTTGCTTTACATCAGTTATTGAATCAAAACTGATTGCATCACTTTCTAAAGTTTTTATTTCGCCGTATATACTTTTTAATCTACCACAAATGTGTATTATTGTACCTGTTTGAGCATAATCTTGTGTTTCTTCTATTAATTTATTTAAATAAGGCATAGCATATTCTTTGAACATTTTAGGGCCTAATATTTCACCGGTACCACTCGGGTCAGAAATTGCTAAAACGTCAGCACCTGCTTTTAATTGAGCTTTACCAAATTTTATTAAGTTATCAGTAACAAAATCCATATATTCATGTACCTTTTCTGGTTTAGACCTAAGTTCTTTATAGTATGTAATTGGTTCCATTAATGATGAAGCCACACTTACAGGGCCAGTTAAATTTGCAACCACGGGTACATCTTTATCTTTATTCTTCAAAATTTTTATAGAGTCTAATATTACTTGTTCCCGAGTTATATTTCCATTTTCATCTTTTTCATCTTTTTTAGTTGATAAAATTTCAGTTAAATTCATATATTCAGTTACTGAATTTATTGGATATTCTGTAACTCTTGGTTCAGTTATTTCAGTGCCCATTTTAACTTTAGCACCCATAGCTTCTGCTTCTACAGTCATACAAAAAGGAACGCCAACATTTTCAAATCCGCCATTTTTATATAATCTATATGTTAAATCCGCCATTTTTTGAGGGTCGTTATGAGCTTCTGGCCAATATATGTTTGTAATATCCATGATATCTTTGACTATCATATTCATCATACCGCCCGGACATATGCAGGGAGGTCTATCTACGGTTTCTTTCTCTTTTAAAACTACTTTTAATCGTTCTTTAGGGGATATCACATAATCACCGTAACATGTTGATATAGGGTATATTAATATGTACAATATGGTATGTTGTAATTGTAATTTTAATCGTAATTTAGAATACTTCTAAGTAATTAAGTAAATTTCAAATAAATTCTTTAAAATACATTAAAAATAATCTAATTTTAATAAAAAATATTAAAATTAAAAATAATAAATTAGATATAATTATAAAATTCCATTTTGCAATTAATTTAATTGCAAATTACTCTTCATATTTGTTAATGCTTAACAAATATTCTAATTTTTCATCAGTTACTGGCCATCCTATTTCTCTAGCAGTATCCATCATAACGTCTATATTTTCAATAGGTGTTTCTACAGGTAAGCCACATCCGGACATAATTCCATAGCCTTTTTTAGCTTTGTAACCTTGTTGAACGGATTTTATAACAGCTTTTCTTACTTCTTCTTTAGTTCCCGCATACATTACTGCTGAAGGGTCAACATTACCTGTTACTACCATTCTGTCCCCTATTGTATTAACACAGTCTTCCATATCTGCTATATCATCAATACTAAATGCGTTAATACCCATATCTGCTATATCAGTCCATATTGCTTTAGTTTGACCACAAATGTGGATTGAAACACCATTGAGTTTTGATTTTACAAAGTCTACATATTTTGATAAATATGGAGCACAGTATTCTCTGAAGTGTTTAGGGCTTATAACAGTACATGAAGCCATAGGTTCTGCAATGCTTATACCCACACCAGTTTTTATAGCTGCGTCGGTGAATCTGATACAGTTTTCTAGGGATATTTCACATAATTTGTGAACTGATTCAGGGTCTTTTA
The window above is part of the Methanococcus voltae PS genome. Proteins encoded here:
- a CDS encoding ASKHA domain-containing protein, encoding MAIITVINSNIENNMLKFDNGELLLNILQNNSLKVESPCGGAGTCGKCKVKILNQNETNVSKPSPEELRYLSEDELSSGIRLSCLTYVYDNLTVDLLSEANLSNNEESSSHKILADGYIPEFKYNPNIMKISCPLNKDTLKMMDIENLKDKNIKTFEEIFLKLLHDGVNKRYAKNDEYCLDITKLNLNLNNLNILHSIQQLSELLSKNLNQESEIVINAIFSENNLLGLEIQEKENLNENNSTDLDSNSTHDSNCYGVAIDIGTTTVVSSLIDIKNEKELCSESRINPQKQYGLDVLSRIDFTKKNEKGLKLLHNSIISCINEMITDLAQKQGISKESIYEVVISANTTMLHFLINIDAKTIGKSPYLPIFLNSKYLKATDLNIDISKFGKMYCLPGVSGYIGSDIVAGVEVSNLEKTDKLVLFIDIGTNGEIVLSNHGELSACSCAAGPALEGMNISCGMRAANGAIEGFKFKETEKNESTNKKDLKDLNADIKVIGDCEPSGICGSGILDIISEIVRVGLVNKTGRIKSPNTMNELYRDRIIEKEGKRAILIYANPHSNDKDIYISQNDIRQVQLAKAAIVSGFEALLNELNVSMQDLDEVIVAGQFGKHLSEDSLAGSGIIPKELKDKVRYIGNSSKIGALMCLLSKDSRKNMENVANKIKYCELSTKDGYEDLFIKALNFNK
- a CDS encoding methylcobamide:CoM methyltransferase MtbA, with protein sequence MISPKERLKVVLKEKETVDRPPCICPGGMMNMIVKDIMDITNIYWPEAHNDPQKMADLTYRLYKNGGFENVGVPFCMTVEAEAMGAKVKMGTEITEPRVTEYPINSVTEYMNLTEILSTKKDEKDENGNITREQVILDSIKILKNKDKDVPVVANLTGPVSVASSLMEPITYYKELRSKPEKVHEYMDFVTDNLIKFGKAQLKAGADVLAISDPSGTGEILGPKMFKEYAMPYLNKLIEETQDYAQTGTIIHICGRLKSIYGEIKTLESDAISFDSITDVKQVVENVPGKAIMGNVSTFALENGNPESIGRMSNACMKFGVDILSPACGIGVRTKLENIQAMVNTAKNSSNSNLKN
- a CDS encoding uroporphyrinogen decarboxylase family protein, whose product is MKDKMTPLQRAKAKANGEAVDRLPCNPNLSNGIARISGCKISDFNKDPRALADAVIATYRRFGADGAKVFTDLFLLSEAMGAKMKMPDDDTVDLLEPAINDISEIDKIPLIDPYKDARLPIHLKAMEYVHEELKDEVPCTALIVGPFTNACFIIGVEKMTKLMIKDPESVHKLCEISLENCIRFTDAAIKTGVGISIAEPMASCTVISPKHFREYCAPYLSKYVDFVKSKLNGVSIHICGQTKAIWTDIADMGINAFSIDDIADMEDCVNTIGDRMVVTGNVDPSAVMYAGTKEEVRKAVIKSVQQGYKAKKGYGIMSGCGLPVETPIENIDVMMDTAREIGWPVTDEKLEYLLSINKYEE